The following proteins are encoded in a genomic region of Brachypodium distachyon strain Bd21 chromosome 1, Brachypodium_distachyon_v3.0, whole genome shotgun sequence:
- the LOC112268620 gene encoding uncharacterized protein LOC112268620 codes for MPPNFSSCTLRSVQGRFETIKSWCSCWSGCLEQVRNASPSGCTIMIMYKAMPGSKERPFTLQHCWKVLEFSEKWRLRDKEAAPKKGAFVQLDDDNDDDDDDEENDAPKGGRDRKKPDGRKKEKEKIKKTAESSSLNSKFDELTKSKEIASAAKLEVKKINAEKKHGQKL; via the exons ATGCCGCCAAATTTTTCCTCGTGCACTTTAAGGTCAGTACAAGGTAGATTCGAGACGATCAAATCTTGGTGTAGCTGTTGGAGTGGATGTTTGGAGCAAGTGAGGAATGCCTCGCCGAGTGGATGCACCATTATGATTAT GTACAAAGCCATGCCGGGTTCCAAGGAAAGGCCATTTACACTTCAACATTGTTGGAAGGTGTTGGAGTTTAGTGAGAAATGGCGTTTGAGGGACAAAGAAGCAGCACCGAAGAAAGGGGCATTCGTCCAATTGGATGAtgataatgatgatgatgatgatgatgaagaaaaTGATGCACCGAAGGGTGGGCGTGACCGCAAGAAGCCGGAtggaaggaagaaggagaaagagaagatTAAGAAGACAGCCGAGTCCTCAAGTTTGAATTCCAAGTTTGATGAATTGACGAAGTCCAAAGAGATCGCTTCGGCTGCCAAATTGGAGGTCAAAAAGATCAATGCCGAGAAGAAGCATGGACAAAAACTGTAA